The following coding sequences lie in one Fusarium poae strain DAOMC 252244 chromosome 1, whole genome shotgun sequence genomic window:
- the CHS7 gene encoding Chitin synthase, class 7 (TransMembrane:7 (o49-73i85-102o122-140i152-173o185-211i223-241o247-270i)~BUSCO:35883at5125) produces the protein MSGFGDFTTICETAPLPLCAAVGPILEASGRTGIEPECYARNIELANTIIFEGATAVMHIVALVMTVIMILHVRSKFTAVGRKEILSFFYLYMLLSAMSLVIDAGVAPPGSDPYPYLVSVQNGLSSAVITCLLINGFVGFQLYEDGTPLSVWMLRISTLAAFTISFLVSLATFKSWAGLGPTNTVGLFVVLYLLNAIQLFIYVAMQILLVTRTLQDRWPLGDIAFGIFFFVAGQVFLYAFSSKICNAISHYLDGLFLATVCNLLGVMMVYKYWDSITKEDLEFSVGTRMNNWEVKELLPEEERRATVFSEDPYGQNSSYDLPYSPGAARYSAKY, from the exons ATGTCTGGCTTCGGCGACTTCACCACGATCTGCGAGACCGCACCTCTACCACTATGCGCTGCCGTCGGACCTATATTGGAGGCGTCCGGTCGTACCGGTATCGAGCCAGAATGCTATGCTCGTAACATTGAACTTGCCAACACCATCATTTTTGAGGGTGCTACGGCTGTGATGCACATCGTCGCTCTGGTTATGACTGTCATCATGATTCTCCACGTCCGCAGCAAGTTCACCGCTGTTGGTCGCAAAGAGATTTTGAGCTTCTTCTACCTCTACATGTTGTTGTCGGCCATGTCTCTCGTTATTGATGCTGGCGTGGCACCACCTGGCAGTGATCCATACCCTTACCTCGTCAGTGTGCAGAACGGTCTCAGCAGCGCGGTCATCACTTGTCTTCTCATTAACGGCTTTGTCGGGTTTCAACTATACGAGGATGGAACGCCTCTTTCAGTATGGATGCTGCGAATCAGTACCCTGGCTGCTTTCACCATTAGCTTCCTTGTGTCGCTCGCTACTTTCAAGAGCTGGGCTGGACTTGGTCCCACCAACACTGTCGGATTGTTCGTTGTGCTTTACCTCTTGAATGCGATCCAGCTCTTCATCTACGTGGCCATGCAAATCTTGCTTGTAACAAGAACGCTACAGGATCGCTGGCCTCTTGGAGACATTGCATTCggtatcttcttctttgtcgCTGGACAGGTGTTCCTTTATGCTTTTAGTTCAAAGATCTGTAACGCTATTAGCCATTATCTCGATGGCCTGTTCCTCGCGACCGTCTGCAACTTGTTGGGCGTCATGATGGTTTACAAG TACTGGGATTCAATTACCAAGGAGGACCTCGAATTCTCTGTTGGCACCAGGATGAACAACTGGGAGGTCAAGGAGCTGTTGCCAGAAGAGGAGCGAAGGGCTACTGTCTTCTCAGAAGACCCCTACGGTCAAAACAGCTCATACGATCTGCCTTACTCGCCAGGCGCAGCGCGGTACTCGGCCAAGTACTAA
- a CDS encoding hypothetical protein (TransMembrane:1 (o152-175i)~BUSCO:18074at5125): MSAVFQAPLASWESHVHNYTARAPATMNEKSQYYRYPVKQPEQQHQHRNGSISTASHVQVGQPVRPSTPSTSTSTAIKIDAESLVYHSLVIPKCISPVGGNLADFAAQMTCLFWFESIDELKQAGSIRAMGSNALVQRLPPLAKPLEQFRKWVYSVLSTTQVTQNVILLALLFIYRLKMSTPQIKGRAGSEYRLLTVALMLGNKFLDDNTYTNKTWAEVSCFNVQEIHVMEVEFLSNMRYNLVATKEQWDDWLDKLACFHEYYERAMRLPASPVHIPTPANNTRHSPVASPTGAMQPAVSLPPTPAITANYSPASSHSQNWSAYQTNTISPLSTKPNLQFPPVSRKRSPEGDIMEHPAKRLAPPQRGPAPVMAQVPRSNGIVEPARLPAPHPTIMTGQPQTQPTLMPFDNVGVNGYPPSVQQVAQPGHVSLPPLQTGMRAMSTVYSSVPTAMVPKQSLPATTGVTMAQTSFPAQAPANYGTSSKQLSPGRLGPFNSSPLAETYGQASVIHTPMTHTPISNSPSVYLQQRPSPYKPVRHVNTLLHPPPSASLEQYHLSVPVPPTQMHYQPIGRRNDLRTGIVPDFVVYDRVHPQHQALQGHYPS; encoded by the exons ATGAGCGCTGTCTTTCAAGCACCACTGGCTTCGTGGGAAAGTCATGTTCACAACTACACTGCCCGAGCCCCAGCTACCATGAACGAAAAATCCCAGTACTACCGATACCCTGTGAAACAACCCGAGCAACAGCATCAACACCGAAATGGATCGATCTCGACAGCGTCACATGTTCAGGTCGGACAACCTGTCCGACCTTCAACACCTTCTACTTCAACATCCACCGCGATCAAAATTGATGCTGAGTCGCTAGTCTACCACAGCCTTGTAATTCCCAAGTGCATAAGCCCTGTAGGCGGAAATCTTGCCGATTTCGCTGCTCAA ATGACTTGCTTATTCTGGTTTGAGTCGATTGACGAGCTCAAACAGGCAGGTTCAATTCGTGCAATGGGCTCCAACGCTCTCGTTCAGCGTTTACCACCTCTCGCCAAACCCCTGGAGCAATTTCGGAAGTGGGTGTACAGCGTTCTCTCCACGACACAAGTGACCCAGAATGTCATCTTGCTGGCTCTACTATTTATCTACCGACTAAAAATGTCGACACCTCAAATCAAGGGGCGTGCTGGCAGCGAGTATAGATTGCTAACAGTAGCACTGATGCTCGGGAACAAAT TCTTGGATGATAACACCTACACGAACAAGACTTGGGCTGAGGTGTCATGCTTCAATGTGCAGGAGATTCATGTCATGGAAGTGGAGTTTTTGTCTAACATGCGATACAACTTGGTGGCGACGAAGGAGCAGTGGGATGACTGGTTAGACAAGCTAGCCTGCTTCCACGAGTACTACGAGCGAGCTATGCGATTGCCAGCGTCGCCGGTTCACATTCCCACGCCAGCAAACAACACGCGCCACTCGCCTGTCGCTTCACCAACGGGTGCTATGCAACCCGCCGTCAGCCTGCCACCTACTCCGGCTATCACAGCGAACTACTCACCTGCGTCGAGTCACTCGCAAAACTGGTCCGCGTACCAAACTAACACCATCTCTCCACTCTCTACCAAGCCCAATCTCCAGTTCCCTCCTGTGTCACGGAAGCGAAGTCCCGAGGGAGATATCATGGAACACCCCGCCAAACGACTTGCTCCTCCTCAACGAGGTCCGGCTCCCGTTATGGCTCAAGTCCCGCGATCAAACGGTATTGTTGAGCCGGCCAGACTGCCTGCTCCTCACCCCACTATCATGACTGGACAACCTCAGACCCAACCTACGTTAATGCCCTTTGATAACGTTGGTGTCAATGGGTATCCTCCGTCTGTACAGCAGGTAGCTCAGCCTGGCCACGTCTCGCTTCCTCCACTGCAAACCGGTATGCGCGCCATGTCGACAGTCTACTCTTCAGTCCCGACGGCCATGGTGCCGAAGCAATCGCTTCCCGCGACGACGGGTGTCACGATGGCGCAAACCAGTTTCCCTGCCCAGGCGCCTGCAAATTACGGTACCTCCAGCAAACAGCTTAGCCCTGGCCGCTTGGGGCCATTCAACTCGTCGCCTTTGGCAGAAACGTATGGTCAGGCATCGGTTATTCATACTCCTATGACGCACACTCCGATCTCCAACTCGCCGAGCGTCTATCTGCAGCAGAGACCCAGTCCGTACAAGCCTGTACGCCACGTGAACACGCTCTTGCACCCCCCGCCTTCAGCATCGTTGGAACAATACCACCTTTCTGTACCTGTTCCTCCAACCCAGATGCACTATCAGCCCATCGGGCGACGGAACGATCTTCGAACTGGTATCGTGCCTGACTTTGTCGTTTATGATCGCGTTCACCCTCAGCATCAGGCCCTTCAGGGACATTACCCGTCTTAG